The following coding sequences lie in one Apium graveolens cultivar Ventura chromosome 3, ASM990537v1, whole genome shotgun sequence genomic window:
- the LOC141713899 gene encoding uncharacterized protein LOC141713899 — MNVHRVFLDNGNSANILYYSTYKKLGFPDSDMYFENVHVYGFTGEAVRVMGSVRLPVTLGEGALSVTQMIDFKVLDQDSAHNVLVGRPWLRAFRVITSIHHLMIKFPTPNGVGSLRGSQYESRDCYHKAVKEFRRRRYEGKGLPFEGAEDIHIKPSGEVHAHYFVEGPKEEEAYVTGNSVLTLGSVSKILSMEEVVMNHAEEIMQKEVNGEKLEGRSEILQGMPFGLINAGATYQRLVNMMFKNQIGKSMEVYVDDMLVKSKVENDHIKHLMEMFNILRRFRMKLNPQKCVFGVESGKFLGFIVNHRGIEANPAKIKTLLDMKSPTNVK; from the exons ATGAATGTACATCGAGTTTTCTTGGACAATGGAAATTCTGCGAACATCTTGTATTATAGCACATACAAAAAATTGGGTTTCCCGGATAGTGACATGTATTTTGAAAATGTACACGTCTATGGATTTACTGGAGAAGCAGTGAGAGTTATGGGGTCGGTTAGGCTTCCCGTTACGCTCGGTGAAGGAGCTTTATCGGTTACTCAAATGATAGATTTCAAAGTGCTGGATCAGGATTCCGCGCACAATGTGTTAGTCGGCAGACCTTGGTTACGagcgttcagggtgataacctcgatacaccACTTGATGATAAAATTCCCAACACCAAACGGAGTAGGTAGTCTGAGAGGGTCGCAGTACGAGTCACGcgactgctatcacaaggctgtTAAAGAATTCCGCAGGAGAAGATACGAGGGAAAGGGTCTCCCATTTGAGGGTGCTGAGGACATTCATATAAAACCAAGTGGGGAGGTTCATGCCCATTATTTCGTAGAAGGCCCCAAAGAGGAAGAAGCCTATGTCACTGGGAACTCTGTTTTGACGTTGGGGAGTGTTTCGAAGATCCTTAGCATGGAAGAAGTTGTGATGAACCACGCAGAGGAGATCATGCAGAAGGAGGTTAACGGGGAGAAAttggaaggaagaagtgagattCTACAAG GAATGCCGTTTGGTTTGATTAACGCTGGCGCAACCTACCAGCGGttggtaaacatgatgttcaagAACCAAATCGGGAAAAGTATGGAAGTGTATGTGGACGATATGTTGGTAAAGTCCAAGGTGGAGAATGACCACATCAAGCACCTGATGGAAATGTTTAACATTCTAAGGAGGTTTCGCATGAAATTAAACCCACAAAAGTGTGTGTTCGGTGTGGAGTCGGGCAAGTTTCTCGGGTTCATCGTCAACCataggggaattgaggccaaccccgcaaAGATCAAGACATTGTTGGATATGAAGTCACCCACCAATGTGAAATAG